A stretch of the Glycine soja cultivar W05 chromosome 13, ASM419377v2, whole genome shotgun sequence genome encodes the following:
- the LOC114382708 gene encoding pathogen-associated molecular patterns-induced protein A70-like produces MMADPASFIASWLTPSYLFILVNLVIGTIAITSRFSSTPKNQQAHHPQPLSSFNTHHHQPNCTQPQLLPIPSLLQRVTSFNLSLHKHQPTPPETQHLHPEPQPQPEKPPELLRTPSLLERLRSFHNLSLHKHVQPEPEPEPEPEPEKPELVRSPSLLQRIQSINFSHLYRSDFSHRDDEDPDSGSDPGRGSGKAAEMRKSASVRGGLTNSEWEEVEKRRPQTARPVETTTSWREDEEVDAKADDFINRFKKQLRLQRIDSLLRYRGGNSS; encoded by the coding sequence ATGATGGCAGACCCAGCAAGTTTCATAGCAAGCTGGTTAACTCCTTCTTACCTCTTCATCTTGGTCAACCTCGTCATAGGCACCATAGCCATCACTTCTCGCTTCAGTTCCACGCCCAAAAACCAACAAGCCCACCACCCCCAACCACTCAGCTCCTTCAATACCCATCATCACCAACCCAACTGCACTCAGCCCCAACTCCTTCCAATACCCTCACTGTTGCAGCGAGTCACGTCCTTCAACCTCTCCCTCCACAAACACCAACCCACACCTCCAGAAACACAACATCTGCATCCCGAACCCCAACCCCAACCTGAAAAGCCGCCGGAACTGCTTCGGACTCCCTCACTCTTGGAGCGACTCAGGTCCTTCCATAATCTTTCTCTCCACAAACATGTCCAACCCGAGCCAGAGCCAGAGCCAGAACCTGAACCTGAAAAGCCGGAACTGGTTCGGAGTCCCTCGCTCTTGCAGCGGATTCAGTCCATAAACTTCTCCCATCTCTACAGATCCGACTTCAGTCACCGAGATGATGAGGATCCGGATTCGGGTTCGGATCCGGGTCGCGGTTCGGGAAAGGCGGCGGAGATGAGGAAATCGGCGAGCGTGAGAGGGGGTTTGACGAATAGCGAGTGGGAGGAGGTCGAGAAGCGGAGGCCGCAGACGGCGAGGCCGGTTGAAACGACGACGTCGTGGAGAGAAGACGAAGAAGTAGACGCCAAAGCTGACGATTTCATCAACAGGTTCAAGAAACAGTTGAGGTTGCAGAGGATTGATTCCCTTCTCCGTTACAGAGGAGGTAACTCATCATGA